A portion of the Halobacillus ihumii genome contains these proteins:
- a CDS encoding NETI motif-containing protein, whose protein sequence is MAKKNKKRFEVRDNESLDQCLKRISNEGYTPVRRAEEPIFQEVVQNGEKNLEPVGRVTVFHAVKD, encoded by the coding sequence ATGGCCAAGAAAAACAAGAAGCGCTTTGAAGTTCGAGACAATGAATCGCTGGATCAATGTCTGAAGCGGATAAGTAACGAAGGATATACACCCGTACGCCGTGCGGAAGAGCCAATCTTTCAGGAAGTGGTTCAAAATGGAGAAAAAAATCTGGAACCTGTAGGAAGGGTCACTGTTTTTCATGCAGTTAAGGATTAA
- a CDS encoding YjcZ family sporulation protein, whose product MGYGNNVGGFGNNVGGFGGYGNNVGGFGGYGNNNVGGFGGYGKCGHGRRRGNNFALIVVLFILLIIVGASFYK is encoded by the coding sequence ATGGGTTACGGAAATAACGTAGGTGGATTCGGAAATAATGTAGGCGGATTTGGCGGCTACGGAAACAATGTAGGCGGATTCGGCGGTTACGGAAACAACAACGTAGGCGGATTCGGCGGCTACGGTAAATGTGGTCATGGACGCAGACGCGGTAACAACTTTGCCTTGATTGTGGTGTTGTTTATCCTTCTCATTATTGTTGGTGCTTCATTTTACAAATAA
- the guaA gene encoding glutamine-hydrolyzing GMP synthase, translating to MEQVKGMILVLDFGSQYNQLITRRIREFGVYSELHSHKLTAAEIKDMNPSGIILSGGPNSVYGEDSFRCDEELFELGIPVLGICYGMQLMTHHFGGKVERAKEREYGKADISIHEDPLLFRKTPKQQTVWMSHSDKVIAPPEEFRIDATSSSCPVAAMSNVDTNMYGVQFHPEVRHSEYGNDLLRSFVFEACEATDDWTMEHVVDMEVEKIRAKVGDRKVLCALSGGVDSSVVAALIHKAIGDQLTCIFVDHGLLRKHEADDVMRTLGDGFQMNIIKVDAKDRFLGKLAGVSDPEKKRKIIGNEFIRVFDDEADNLKDIDFLAQGTLYTDIIESGTETAQTIKSHHNVGGLPEDMQFELIEPLNTLFKDEVRALGTELGVPEHIVWRQPFPGPGLAIRILGEVSEDKLEIVRESDAILREEVKNAGLDRDIWQYFTVLPNIKSVGVMGDERTYDHTIGIRAVTSVDGMTSDWARIPWDVLEKISTRIVNEVDHINRVVYDVTSKPPSTIEWE from the coding sequence ATGGAACAAGTAAAAGGCATGATCCTTGTACTGGATTTTGGCAGTCAATATAATCAGTTGATCACTCGTCGCATTCGTGAATTTGGAGTGTATAGTGAACTGCATTCTCACAAACTGACAGCTGCAGAGATAAAAGACATGAACCCTAGTGGGATCATTCTCTCAGGCGGCCCAAATAGTGTGTATGGCGAGGATAGCTTTCGTTGTGATGAGGAGTTATTTGAATTAGGTATCCCTGTACTGGGAATTTGTTATGGTATGCAGCTGATGACCCATCATTTCGGCGGGAAGGTAGAACGAGCTAAGGAGCGGGAATATGGTAAGGCGGATATCTCCATCCATGAAGACCCTCTATTGTTTCGCAAAACTCCAAAGCAACAAACGGTGTGGATGAGTCATAGTGATAAAGTGATTGCTCCACCAGAAGAGTTCAGAATTGATGCTACAAGTTCCTCTTGTCCTGTCGCGGCTATGAGTAATGTGGATACGAATATGTATGGCGTGCAGTTCCACCCTGAAGTACGTCATTCAGAGTATGGCAACGACCTTTTGCGCAGCTTCGTCTTCGAAGCTTGTGAGGCGACTGATGATTGGACGATGGAACACGTGGTAGATATGGAAGTGGAAAAAATCCGTGCTAAAGTAGGGGATCGCAAAGTACTATGTGCGTTAAGCGGGGGTGTCGATTCCTCTGTTGTAGCAGCCTTAATTCATAAAGCGATTGGGGACCAGCTGACTTGTATTTTTGTCGATCATGGTCTGCTGCGTAAGCATGAAGCAGACGACGTCATGCGTACATTGGGTGACGGATTCCAAATGAATATCATAAAGGTGGATGCCAAAGATCGTTTCCTTGGGAAGCTTGCTGGGGTATCTGACCCTGAGAAGAAGCGGAAAATCATTGGAAATGAATTTATTCGTGTATTTGATGATGAAGCAGACAACCTCAAAGATATTGATTTTCTTGCCCAAGGAACTCTGTACACAGATATTATCGAAAGTGGGACAGAGACGGCCCAAACGATCAAGTCCCACCACAATGTCGGCGGCTTGCCCGAAGATATGCAGTTTGAATTGATCGAACCTTTGAATACTCTTTTCAAAGATGAAGTTCGCGCTCTAGGTACAGAACTCGGAGTACCTGAGCATATCGTATGGAGACAGCCGTTCCCAGGACCAGGGCTTGCCATTAGAATTCTTGGTGAGGTATCTGAAGATAAGCTTGAGATTGTCCGTGAATCAGATGCTATTTTGCGGGAAGAAGTGAAGAACGCAGGTTTGGATCGTGATATTTGGCAATACTTTACGGTGCTGCCAAACATCAAGTCTGTCGGAGTTATGGGAGATGAACGCACTTATGACCATACGATTGGGATCCGTGCTGTTACATCGGTTGATGGAATGACATCAGACTGGGCGCGTATTCCCTGGGATGTACTTGAGAAAATCTCTACTCGAATCGTAAATGAAGTCGACCACATCAACCGCGTTGTCTACGATGTGACTAGTAAGCCGCCATCCACAATTGAGTGGGAATAA
- a CDS encoding AAA family ATPase, whose amino-acid sequence MTMQGLLYQPKIAEVLKNINKVMIGKEEAALLSVIALLAKGHVLLEDVPGVGKTMLVRTLAKSLDCDFKRIQFTPDLLPSDVTGVSIYNPKELQFEFRPGPILGNVVLADEINRTSPKTQSALLEGMEETSITVDGEAVPLNQPFFVMATQNPIEYEGTYPLPEAQLDRFLLKLKMGYPSAKQEVDMLTRTSGSHPIHTIEAVISRDELIDLQKQAEEVYVDQTVNRYIVDIVTGTRTHNGVYLGVSPRGSIALMKAAKAYAFIQDRDYVIPDDIKYLAPYVLAHRMILTSESKFEGTAAEDIVDELLTVTSIPVQRNVSE is encoded by the coding sequence ATGACGATGCAAGGTCTATTATATCAACCAAAAATTGCTGAAGTCTTAAAGAATATTAACAAAGTAATGATTGGTAAGGAAGAAGCAGCATTATTAAGTGTCATTGCTTTGCTTGCCAAGGGTCATGTTTTGCTGGAAGATGTACCAGGTGTAGGGAAGACAATGCTTGTCCGGACGCTCGCCAAGTCGCTAGATTGTGATTTTAAGCGTATTCAATTCACACCAGATCTGTTGCCTTCTGATGTAACAGGTGTTTCGATATATAATCCTAAAGAACTTCAATTTGAGTTTCGTCCTGGACCGATTTTAGGAAACGTTGTTTTGGCGGACGAGATTAACCGAACATCACCTAAAACGCAGTCTGCGTTGTTAGAGGGGATGGAGGAAACGAGTATTACGGTTGATGGGGAAGCTGTACCTCTAAATCAGCCATTTTTCGTAATGGCTACACAAAACCCGATCGAATATGAAGGGACATATCCGTTGCCTGAAGCTCAACTGGATCGCTTTTTACTAAAGCTTAAAATGGGTTATCCATCAGCTAAACAAGAGGTAGACATGCTTACGCGAACCTCCGGAAGTCACCCGATTCACACGATTGAAGCTGTGATTTCAAGAGATGAATTGATTGATCTTCAGAAGCAGGCAGAAGAGGTCTATGTCGATCAGACGGTCAATCGATATATTGTAGATATTGTAACAGGAACGCGTACACATAATGGAGTATATCTCGGAGTGAGTCCACGTGGCTCGATTGCGCTTATGAAGGCAGCAAAAGCCTATGCTTTTATACAAGATCGGGATTATGTAATTCCTGATGACATAAAATATCTAGCACCTTATGTATTAGCCCATCGAATGATTCTAACGTCAGAATCTAAATTTGAAGGGACAGCAGCAGAGGATATTGTTGATGAGCTTCTCACTGTAACTTCGATACCGGTGCAGAGGAATGTGAGTGAATGA
- a CDS encoding DUF4129 domain-containing transglutaminase family protein, which translates to MDISQGKQSLIYQIVIYICGFLLFCEWLRPLEMISETQNVKVFFIYAGFCFFISFLQINWMISVPLKLLGLMFIIDGLYVAEQIFSGQWFAVVYNQVMYNIQVIQGQQWWEMTPLFRSLLFLILLWLMSYLLYYWFIIAKRMLFFVTLTFVYVTIVDTFTVYDGQWAIIRTFILGMISLGLSHFFKEMDREKVSLQGVKKAHLWVAPLIGVIIFSTLAGYAAPKLDPQWPDPVPYLTSGDSGAGSGPGGRIQKVGYGENDSRLGGSFVQDDTVVFQALAANKQYWRIESKDTYTGKGWEDTLDKPVTNVSPDNIEFQTYTDQVETEEQVALLNFTDDAEFNKLVYPYGIQALERFPDRFNIALHENTGEMDTLQEGNPDQVQQYITQYEAPSFEYKQLREADGEDPEEIKERYLQLPDSLPDRVRELASEIVSEEDNRYDRAKAVESYFSANGFKYSTTNVPVPKENQDYVDQFLFESKIGYCDNFSTSMVVLLRAEGIPARWVKGFTGGERQNETATIKNQTLNIYEVTSGNAHSWVEVYFPEIGWVPFEPTQGFTNNTDFHMDVEETDNEEATPASADEPEQDETLGRPEQMRQQQTEASAGQSNVNISQKSITLWISLAAALLLAAILYITRFKWMSAILIRRFKKMDREDTYDRAFHYLLRVLAHKKGIKRNSNQTLRDYARQVDAHFQSNDMRKLTNHYERALYRNEKGIEHWRKVTELWENLIKRALS; encoded by the coding sequence ATGGACATCTCACAGGGAAAGCAAAGTCTGATCTATCAAATCGTTATCTATATATGTGGTTTTTTACTATTTTGTGAGTGGTTAAGGCCATTAGAAATGATTTCAGAGACGCAAAATGTCAAAGTGTTTTTCATCTATGCGGGTTTTTGTTTTTTTATTTCGTTTTTGCAGATAAACTGGATGATTTCGGTTCCTCTAAAACTGCTTGGACTAATGTTTATTATCGACGGCTTGTATGTAGCTGAGCAAATTTTCAGCGGGCAATGGTTTGCCGTCGTTTATAATCAGGTGATGTACAATATTCAAGTGATCCAAGGTCAACAATGGTGGGAAATGACCCCATTGTTTAGAAGTCTATTATTTTTAATTTTATTATGGCTCATGAGTTATTTGCTATACTACTGGTTTATCATCGCTAAGCGGATGCTGTTTTTTGTAACATTAACCTTTGTGTATGTCACTATTGTCGATACCTTTACGGTTTATGACGGTCAGTGGGCCATCATTCGTACATTTATATTAGGAATGATTTCATTAGGGTTATCTCATTTCTTTAAGGAAATGGACAGGGAGAAGGTTTCCTTACAGGGGGTAAAGAAAGCCCATTTATGGGTTGCTCCGTTAATAGGAGTGATTATTTTCTCTACCTTAGCAGGATATGCAGCTCCGAAGCTAGACCCCCAATGGCCGGACCCCGTTCCATATTTAACTAGTGGTGACAGTGGAGCAGGAAGCGGCCCAGGAGGCAGGATTCAGAAGGTGGGTTATGGTGAAAACGACTCAAGACTAGGCGGATCCTTTGTTCAGGATGACACGGTAGTGTTTCAGGCTTTAGCTGCCAATAAGCAATACTGGCGAATTGAATCAAAAGACACTTATACCGGAAAAGGCTGGGAGGATACGCTCGATAAACCGGTTACGAATGTTTCACCTGATAATATTGAGTTTCAAACGTACACGGATCAAGTGGAAACAGAAGAACAGGTGGCGTTGTTGAATTTCACGGACGATGCCGAGTTTAATAAATTGGTTTATCCATATGGAATACAGGCGCTGGAGCGTTTTCCAGACCGGTTTAATATTGCTTTACACGAGAATACAGGAGAGATGGATACCTTGCAGGAAGGGAATCCTGACCAGGTGCAGCAATATATCACTCAATATGAAGCCCCTTCTTTTGAATATAAACAATTAAGGGAAGCGGACGGCGAAGACCCTGAAGAGATAAAGGAGCGCTATTTGCAGTTGCCGGACTCCCTGCCAGATCGTGTTCGAGAACTGGCAAGTGAGATTGTCAGCGAAGAAGATAATAGGTATGACCGGGCAAAAGCTGTTGAATCGTATTTTTCTGCGAATGGCTTTAAATATTCAACGACAAATGTCCCGGTACCAAAGGAAAATCAGGATTATGTTGATCAATTTCTGTTTGAGTCGAAAATCGGCTACTGTGACAACTTCTCTACATCTATGGTTGTTTTACTTCGAGCAGAAGGTATTCCCGCCCGCTGGGTTAAAGGGTTTACTGGTGGGGAACGCCAAAATGAAACAGCAACAATTAAAAATCAAACGTTAAACATTTATGAAGTAACCAGTGGAAATGCTCATTCATGGGTTGAAGTTTATTTTCCAGAAATCGGCTGGGTCCCATTTGAACCGACCCAGGGTTTCACAAACAATACAGACTTTCACATGGACGTTGAAGAAACAGATAATGAGGAAGCGACTCCTGCAAGTGCTGATGAACCAGAACAGGACGAAACATTGGGCAGGCCGGAACAAATGCGGCAGCAACAAACTGAGGCGAGTGCCGGTCAATCAAATGTCAACATCAGCCAGAAGTCGATCACATTATGGATTAGCTTGGCAGCGGCCCTGCTCCTTGCAGCCATCCTCTATATCACCCGGTTCAAGTGGATGTCGGCCATTTTAATTCGAAGGTTTAAAAAAATGGACCGTGAAGATACCTATGATCGTGCTTTTCACTACCTATTGAGAGTGCTGGCTCATAAAAAAGGAATTAAACGTAATTCTAACCAGACGCTCCGGGATTACGCAAGGCAGGTCGATGCTCATTTCCAATCGAACGATATGCGTAAGTTAACCAATCATTACGAGCGTGCCTTATATCGAAATGAAAAGGGTATTGAGCATTGGCGCAAGGTCACAGAATTATGGGAAAATTTAATTAAAAGAGCATTGTCTTGA
- a CDS encoding shikimate kinase, with the protein MGYEENSQREFPLKEKSIVFIGFMGVGKTSIGKLVAQKLNRSFIDIDKEIEDNYQMSIPEIFKTLGENEFRKAERNLITELCQQNLKVISLGGGAFLQEEIRHACLNHCIVFHLDISWEAWKERLSLLIETRPVLQGRTIEEVESLFHARKEIYADHHSKLMTDQLNEEEAANYIVESLKLSWKLYN; encoded by the coding sequence ATGGGGTATGAAGAAAATTCACAGAGAGAATTTCCATTAAAAGAAAAAAGTATTGTGTTTATAGGCTTTATGGGAGTAGGTAAGACTTCAATCGGAAAGCTAGTTGCTCAAAAACTGAATCGAAGCTTTATTGACATCGATAAAGAAATCGAGGATAACTATCAAATGTCGATTCCAGAGATTTTTAAAACGTTGGGCGAAAATGAGTTTCGTAAAGCGGAAAGGAACCTCATTACAGAGCTTTGTCAACAAAATTTAAAAGTGATTTCTCTTGGAGGAGGGGCTTTCCTGCAAGAAGAAATACGTCATGCCTGTCTCAACCATTGTATTGTCTTTCACCTGGATATTTCATGGGAGGCATGGAAGGAAAGACTCAGTTTATTAATTGAAACTCGTCCAGTTTTGCAAGGGCGTACAATAGAGGAAGTTGAATCGTTGTTTCATGCTAGAAAAGAGATTTATGCTGATCATCATTCTAAATTAATGACAGACCAGCTTAACGAGGAAGAAGCAGCGAATTATATCGTTGAGTCATTGAAACTATCCTGGAAATTATATAATTAA
- a CDS encoding DUF58 domain-containing protein, producing MKRSVRFTGRLVVILLIFAVLFSYAMFQGGFVSWFLFYSFLPFLLYMTGLTFYSMDNWEVNRYFSKRVAAAGETIHVDVVIRRKFLFPMYYCVIEELFPESLMKRDNHVEKYRNMDNPAGLTQSRQIKKVAFPWFKRTIRYQYEMEELPRGEHHLRALRVKTGDFFGFITKEATYELDNRLVVFPHKRPVKLKESAQSFEQGVSPSFKLNEKNTNVVSGVREYVPGDRFAWIDWKTTAKSNQMMTKEFEQEKSVDMLVILNAVNEPDMNPLSFEGAVEFSASLLDEMHSRSSQLAFMTLGDEKRYFPFQNDYTQRDLIQEHLAKIRPNGKIPFVEQLERELAQNRAGMLLLIVSHHLDAQMVVTLSRLAQKSKRLVFFYVKPQSQIDFQVHKWFKQLKNNGILVNTISEGELTQLEFEVNT from the coding sequence ATGAAACGATCTGTTCGATTCACAGGCAGGTTAGTAGTGATCTTGCTTATATTTGCCGTCCTATTTTCTTATGCCATGTTTCAGGGGGGCTTCGTAAGTTGGTTTTTATTCTACAGTTTCCTTCCATTTCTTCTCTATATGACTGGTCTTACTTTTTATTCAATGGATAATTGGGAAGTCAATCGTTATTTTTCCAAGAGGGTAGCTGCAGCAGGAGAAACCATTCATGTAGATGTTGTGATTCGAAGAAAGTTTTTGTTTCCGATGTATTATTGTGTGATTGAGGAACTTTTTCCCGAGTCATTAATGAAGCGGGACAATCACGTTGAGAAATATCGAAACATGGATAATCCAGCGGGCTTGACTCAATCACGACAAATAAAGAAAGTAGCTTTTCCATGGTTTAAGCGAACAATTCGCTATCAATATGAAATGGAAGAGTTGCCAAGAGGCGAGCATCATCTGCGTGCTCTTCGTGTGAAAACCGGGGATTTCTTTGGGTTTATAACAAAAGAAGCAACCTACGAGCTCGACAATAGGCTTGTTGTTTTTCCTCATAAAAGACCGGTGAAGTTGAAGGAGAGTGCTCAAAGCTTTGAACAAGGTGTCAGCCCCTCTTTTAAATTAAATGAGAAAAATACAAATGTTGTCTCAGGGGTTAGAGAGTATGTCCCTGGGGATCGCTTCGCCTGGATTGACTGGAAGACAACAGCGAAAAGTAATCAAATGATGACAAAAGAGTTTGAGCAGGAAAAAAGTGTAGATATGCTGGTCATATTAAATGCCGTGAATGAGCCGGATATGAATCCGTTAAGTTTTGAAGGGGCAGTTGAATTTAGTGCATCGTTACTGGATGAGATGCACAGCAGGTCTTCACAGCTCGCTTTTATGACACTTGGAGACGAGAAGAGGTATTTTCCATTTCAGAATGATTATACTCAGAGAGATTTGATCCAGGAACACCTTGCTAAAATTCGCCCTAACGGAAAAATACCTTTCGTTGAACAGCTGGAGCGAGAGCTTGCACAGAATCGTGCAGGGATGCTGCTTCTAATTGTCAGCCATCACTTAGATGCGCAAATGGTCGTCACTTTATCTCGACTAGCACAGAAAAGTAAGCGGCTGGTTTTCTTCTATGTCAAACCGCAGAGTCAAATAGATTTTCAAGTTCATAAATGGTTCAAGCAGTTAAAAAACAATGGAATTCTTGTGAACACCATCTCAGAAGGGGAATTAACACAGCTGGAATTTGAGGTGAACACGTAA
- the purE gene encoding 5-(carboxyamino)imidazole ribonucleotide mutase translates to MADIGIIMGSMSDWSTIKAACDVLDELGLNFETEIISAHRTPEDMFTYAEDARGRGIKVIIAGAGGAAHLPGMVAAKTTLPVIGVPVQSKALDGLDSLLSIVQMPGGVPVATVAIGSAGAKNAGILAAEMLGAFDDKIAERLAAYREQMRGKVSDMRRELREQ, encoded by the coding sequence ATGGCTGATATAGGGATTATCATGGGGAGTATGTCAGATTGGTCGACAATAAAAGCGGCATGTGATGTATTAGATGAGTTAGGGTTAAATTTTGAAACCGAGATCATTTCGGCGCACCGGACGCCTGAAGATATGTTCACATATGCGGAGGATGCGAGAGGAAGAGGAATTAAAGTGATTATTGCAGGGGCTGGAGGCGCGGCCCATCTTCCCGGGATGGTAGCAGCGAAAACGACGCTGCCGGTCATTGGGGTTCCTGTACAGTCCAAAGCTCTAGATGGTTTGGATTCTCTGCTTTCTATTGTGCAAATGCCAGGCGGCGTTCCTGTTGCGACGGTAGCAATCGGTTCAGCTGGAGCAAAAAATGCGGGGATTTTAGCTGCTGAAATGCTAGGGGCTTTTGATGATAAAATAGCTGAGCGTTTAGCGGCATACCGCGAGCAAATGAGAGGTAAAGTATCTGATATGAGGAGGGAGTTACGTGAACAATAA
- a CDS encoding Hsp20/alpha crystallin family protein, protein MNQFNDWKKNLDHFFGQDFFSEFEGFMKPSIPQINLYQYDNELLCMVNVPGMSHPRNVDVVVDHATLTLTGRIEINHRGGHQLKSEIATGTFERSIDLPFAVRSDKIDATYKHGLLIIQLHRFISDSTKQKPIRIRHLEDE, encoded by the coding sequence ATGAACCAATTTAATGATTGGAAGAAAAATTTAGATCACTTTTTCGGTCAGGACTTTTTTAGCGAATTCGAAGGGTTTATGAAGCCTTCTATTCCTCAAATCAATCTCTATCAATATGATAATGAACTGCTCTGTATGGTGAATGTTCCTGGCATGAGCCATCCGCGGAATGTCGATGTCGTCGTTGATCACGCCACACTTACATTAACGGGACGAATCGAAATAAATCATCGCGGCGGCCATCAGCTAAAGTCGGAAATTGCAACAGGCACGTTTGAGCGAAGCATTGACCTTCCTTTCGCTGTACGAAGCGATAAAATCGATGCTACCTATAAACACGGATTACTCATTATCCAATTGCACCGCTTTATTTCTGATTCAACAAAACAAAAGCCGATTCGGATCCGTCATCTCGAAGATGAGTAA
- the aroD gene encoding type I 3-dehydroquinate dehydratase — MERNSKVLRVKGKVMDGQSPVICLPLIGKNTEELMTELKTIKAQEPDMIEWRADFFEKLDEEEKVMEALLKIEDLAGEIPLLFTIRSVEEGGEPIPLDEETKVHLLTSLIETNKIELVDYELHNEDRYIKHLREVTKSHGVKLMVSYHNFKQTPSLEALLEKGKKAEQYQADLIKIAVMPADMKDVLVLLEATHNLDTHLTIPVVAISMGEHGSISRMFGWRFGSLITFAVGHQGSAPGQIPLKDLRTVVDIIKKSL; from the coding sequence ATGGAGCGTAATAGCAAAGTATTAAGAGTGAAGGGAAAAGTAATGGATGGACAGTCTCCCGTAATCTGTCTTCCATTGATCGGGAAGAATACAGAAGAGCTGATGACGGAACTGAAGACTATTAAAGCGCAAGAACCTGACATGATTGAATGGCGTGCGGACTTTTTTGAGAAACTGGATGAGGAAGAAAAAGTGATGGAGGCGCTTTTGAAGATTGAAGATCTAGCAGGTGAAATTCCACTTTTATTTACGATTCGCTCGGTTGAAGAAGGTGGGGAACCGATTCCTTTGGATGAAGAAACAAAAGTCCATTTACTTACTAGTTTAATAGAAACAAACAAGATTGAGCTGGTGGATTACGAATTACATAATGAAGATAGATATATAAAGCATTTGCGGGAAGTTACTAAGAGCCATGGGGTGAAGCTTATGGTCTCTTATCATAACTTTAAGCAAACACCTTCATTAGAAGCACTTCTAGAAAAAGGAAAAAAGGCGGAGCAATATCAAGCGGACCTCATTAAGATTGCAGTTATGCCTGCAGATATGAAGGATGTACTAGTTTTGCTAGAAGCTACTCATAATTTAGACACACATCTCACCATCCCTGTGGTGGCTATATCAATGGGAGAACACGGATCAATCAGCAGAATGTTCGGGTGGAGATTTGGTTCTCTAATTACATTTGCAGTTGGACACCAAGGCTCCGCCCCCGGCCAAATACCTCTTAAAGATTTAAGGACTGTAGTGGACATAATCAAGAAATCATTGTAA
- a CDS encoding NCS2 family permease encodes MKKFFKFEEHGTNYRTEFLAGMTTFLAMAYILFVNPSTLALVGVEELPEGVTRIDQGAVFTATAIAAAVGTLIMGVLAKYPIALAPGMGLNAFFAYTVILTYGISWETALAGVLASGLIFIVLTLTGLRESIINAIPGNLKLAVGAGIGLYIAFIGFQNSGIVQNSDATLVALGDLTEPTTLLAIFGIIASVVFLSLGIKGGIFYGMILTAIAGMVTGLIAPPTAINDVVGPVPSVAPTFGAALTHFGDIFTLEMLVVILTFLFVDFFDTAGTLVAVANQAGYMKDNKLPRAGRALFADSAATVVGSVVGTSTTTSYIESTAGVGAGGRTGFTSVVTAGFFLLALFFSPLLSVITQEVTAPALIIVGVLMASTLKDIDWDQFEIAVPAFFTITAMPLTYSIATGIAIGFIFYPITMWLKGRGKEIHPIMYLLFVIFILYFIFLA; translated from the coding sequence ATGAAGAAATTTTTTAAATTTGAGGAGCATGGAACAAACTATCGGACAGAATTTTTAGCAGGGATGACGACATTCCTGGCTATGGCGTATATTTTATTCGTCAACCCATCGACGTTGGCACTCGTTGGAGTGGAAGAACTTCCGGAAGGTGTAACCCGTATTGACCAGGGAGCTGTTTTCACAGCAACAGCGATCGCTGCGGCTGTCGGAACATTGATTATGGGTGTGCTGGCTAAGTATCCGATCGCTTTAGCGCCGGGAATGGGCTTGAACGCTTTTTTTGCCTACACGGTTATTCTCACATACGGAATATCATGGGAAACAGCTCTCGCAGGAGTACTGGCATCTGGACTTATTTTTATCGTATTAACGTTAACAGGACTCCGCGAAAGCATCATTAATGCCATCCCTGGTAATCTGAAGCTGGCCGTTGGTGCAGGGATAGGATTATATATTGCATTCATTGGATTTCAAAACTCTGGAATCGTTCAAAATAGTGATGCCACATTAGTTGCACTTGGTGACTTAACAGAGCCGACAACACTGCTAGCGATATTCGGAATTATTGCGTCCGTTGTCTTCTTATCACTTGGAATAAAAGGTGGTATTTTCTACGGAATGATTTTGACAGCTATAGCAGGCATGGTCACAGGTTTGATTGCACCCCCTACAGCGATTAATGATGTGGTTGGGCCCGTACCAAGCGTAGCCCCTACCTTTGGCGCTGCACTCACACACTTTGGAGATATTTTCACCCTGGAAATGTTAGTGGTTATTCTGACCTTCCTGTTTGTTGATTTCTTTGACACAGCGGGAACACTTGTAGCTGTAGCCAATCAAGCCGGATATATGAAAGATAACAAGCTTCCGAGAGCTGGACGAGCTTTATTCGCGGATTCTGCAGCAACGGTAGTTGGATCGGTTGTTGGAACATCGACAACGACTTCTTATATTGAATCAACAGCTGGAGTTGGAGCGGGTGGAAGAACAGGTTTCACATCTGTTGTAACAGCAGGTTTCTTTCTTCTAGCCCTGTTTTTTTCACCGCTATTATCCGTTATTACACAAGAAGTTACAGCGCCAGCACTGATTATCGTTGGCGTGCTCATGGCCTCGACATTGAAGGACATTGATTGGGACCAATTTGAAATTGCAGTTCCAGCTTTCTTCACCATTACCGCGATGCCGCTTACGTACAGCATTGCCACGGGAATCGCTATCGGCTTTATCTTTTATCCGATAACGATGTGGTTAAAAGGACGAGGAAAAGAAATTCACCCGATCATGTATCTCCTTTTCGTGATCTTCATCTTGTATTTTATTTTCTTAGCTTAA
- a CDS encoding DUF2179 domain-containing protein, translated as MLDNTLVMITIILVVNIVYVSFFTLRMIFTLKGQRYFAAFISMFEIVVYIFGLGLVLDNLNQIENVIAYAVGYGMGVIVGMKIEEKLALGYTTVNVISSEPEIEFTKMLRDKGYGVTSWYAYGMEGDRLAMQILTPRKYELTLYETIKSIDPKAFIIAYEPKQIHGGFWVKQVKKGRLRNGQEKQEAL; from the coding sequence ATGCTGGATAACACCTTGGTGATGATTACCATCATTTTAGTTGTCAACATTGTTTATGTGTCATTTTTTACGCTTCGAATGATTTTCACCTTGAAGGGTCAGCGGTACTTCGCGGCATTCATCAGTATGTTTGAGATCGTTGTTTATATTTTTGGGTTAGGATTGGTGCTTGATAATCTTAACCAGATCGAAAACGTTATCGCATACGCTGTTGGTTATGGGATGGGTGTTATCGTCGGCATGAAAATTGAGGAAAAACTAGCTCTTGGTTATACGACGGTCAATGTGATTTCGTCTGAGCCGGAAATTGAGTTTACGAAGATGCTTCGCGATAAAGGGTACGGTGTGACAAGTTGGTACGCTTATGGCATGGAAGGCGACCGGCTGGCGATGCAAATTTTAACACCAAGGAAATATGAGCTTACATTGTATGAAACGATTAAATCGATTGATCCTAAAGCCTTCATCATTGCTTATGAACCGAAACAGATTCATGGAGGGTTCTGGGTGAAGCAAGTGAAGAAGGGAAGGTTGCGTAATGGCCAAGAAAAACAAGAAGCGCTTTGA